A genomic window from Mesorhizobium sp. 131-2-1 includes:
- a CDS encoding GNAT family N-acetyltransferase has product MSEISIRPLAQSDHADWRRLWTAYLTFYETRLPDEVYDVTWKRLFTEGEFEPKGFIATLDGKAVGLTHYLYHRSCWSLVNNCYLQDLFADPDVRGKGVGAALIKAVQDEAGKIGVKNVYWMTHETNATARKLYDYVARRTGFIEYDLL; this is encoded by the coding sequence ATGTCCGAAATCAGCATCCGCCCGCTCGCCCAGTCCGACCACGCCGACTGGCGGCGGCTGTGGACCGCATACCTCACCTTCTACGAAACCAGGCTGCCCGACGAGGTCTACGACGTCACCTGGAAGCGCCTGTTCACGGAAGGCGAATTCGAGCCGAAGGGTTTCATCGCCACGCTCGATGGCAAGGCGGTGGGCCTTACCCACTATCTCTACCACCGCTCCTGCTGGTCGCTGGTCAACAACTGCTATCTGCAGGACCTGTTCGCCGATCCGGACGTGCGCGGCAAGGGCGTCGGAGCAGCGCTGATCAAAGCGGTGCAGGACGAGGCCGGCAAGATCGGCGTGAAGAACGTCTACTGGATGACGCACGAGACCAATGCTACGGCGCGCAAGCTCTACGACTACGTCGCGCGGCGGACCGGCTTCATCGAGTACGATCTGCTATAA
- a CDS encoding AAA family ATPase — translation MRFEGTAAYVADKDLMVAVNAAIALERPLLVKGEPGTGKTELARQVAAALGLDFIEWNVKSTTKAQQGLYEYDAVSRLRDSQLGDDRFNDIRNYIKRGKLWDAFAAPRKVVLLIDEIDKADIEFPNDLLQELDRMEFFVYETGETIRAALRPIVIITSNNEKELPDAFLRRCFFHYIRFPDIETLHRIVDVHYPGIKQNLVRAALTQFYEIRDVPGLKKKPSTSEALDWIRLLVADDIAPEDLRADPKNMLPRLHGALLKNEQDVHLFERLAFMARRQG, via the coding sequence GTTGCGGTCAACGCGGCGATCGCTTTGGAGCGGCCCTTGCTGGTCAAAGGCGAGCCCGGCACCGGCAAGACCGAGCTGGCCCGCCAGGTGGCGGCGGCGCTCGGGCTGGACTTCATCGAATGGAACGTCAAGTCGACCACCAAGGCGCAGCAGGGCCTCTACGAATATGACGCCGTCTCGCGCCTGCGCGACAGCCAGCTCGGCGACGACCGCTTCAACGACATCAGGAATTACATCAAGCGCGGCAAGCTTTGGGATGCGTTCGCCGCACCGAGGAAGGTCGTGCTTCTGATCGACGAGATCGACAAGGCCGACATCGAGTTCCCCAACGACCTGCTGCAGGAACTCGACCGGATGGAGTTCTTCGTCTACGAGACCGGGGAGACGATCCGCGCGGCGCTCAGGCCGATCGTCATCATCACCTCCAACAACGAGAAGGAACTGCCGGACGCCTTCCTGCGCCGCTGCTTCTTCCACTACATCCGCTTCCCCGACATCGAGACGCTGCATCGCATCGTCGACGTCCACTACCCCGGCATCAAGCAGAACCTGGTGCGGGCAGCCCTCACCCAGTTCTACGAGATCCGCGACGTTCCGGGATTGAAGAAGAAGCCGTCGACCTCCGAGGCGCTCGACTGGATCCGCCTGCTGGTTGCCGACGACATCGCGCCCGAGGACCTGCGCGCCGACCCCAAGAACATGCTGCCGAGGCTGCATGGCGCGCTGTTGAAGAACGAACAGGACGTGCACCTGTTCGAGCGCCTGGCCTTTATGGCGAGACGGCAGGGCTAG